The following coding sequences are from one Rhipicephalus microplus isolate Deutch F79 chromosome 3, USDA_Rmic, whole genome shotgun sequence window:
- the LOC142761616 gene encoding glutathione S-transferase 4-like isoform X2, which translates to MPVLLYNLVGSPHCGFIRCLAKEIGVQLNLKDIDFGKGEHHSGDFLKKNPFHKVPVIEDSGLIVYESTAIAYYLLRKYAPDSQLYPNDIKTRTRIDQVLAAANGNISPILGTYLRDRCLKGTKPSADEVKECEEKVLKCLERLLGESKFAAGDKMTLADLCLIGYVTICLEVPSVHRAKYSKLAAYYDRVKSALPYFDEIFAPVHLKIKKLWDRHH; encoded by the exons ATGCCTGTCTTGCTGTACAACCTTGTGGGAAGCCCACACTGCGGCTTCATTCGGTGCTTGGCGAAAGAAATTGGCGTTCAACTGAACCTCAAGGACATCGATTTTGGCAAAGGAGAACACCACTCTGGAGACTTCCTCAAG AAAAATCCTTTCCACAAGGTTCCTGTGATTGAAGACAGCGGCTTGATTGTCTACGAGAG CACCGCCATTGCCTACTATCTTCTACGGAAGTATGCTCCCGATTCGCAGCTCTATCCAAACGACATTAAGACACGCACTCGCATCGACCAGGTGCTTGCTGCCGCCAATGGCAACATTAGTCCCATCCTAGGGACTTATCTC CGTGATCGATGCTTGAAAGGTACCAAACCAAGCGCAGATGAGGTAAAGGAGTgcgaagaaaaagtgctcaagtgtCTTGAGCGCCTACTTGGAGAAAGCAAGTTTGCCGCCGGTGACAAGATGACCCTTGCTGACCTATGTCTGATTGGTTACGTCACCATCTGCCTAGAG GTGCCAAGCGTCCACAGAGCAAAATACTCCAAACTTGCAGCGTACTACGACCGTGTGAAGAGTGCATTGCCCTACTTTGACGAAATCTTTGCGCCAGTTCATCTTAAGATCAAGAAGCTGTGGGACAGGCACCATTAG
- the LOC142761616 gene encoding glutathione S-transferase 4-like isoform X1: MLPRLLLFSSLVSSSPLVAVYIWLQFTTIAHQTDFRSSPEIIMPVLLYNLVGSPHCGFIRCLAKEIGVQLNLKDIDFGKGEHHSGDFLKKNPFHKVPVIEDSGLIVYESTAIAYYLLRKYAPDSQLYPNDIKTRTRIDQVLAAANGNISPILGTYLRDRCLKGTKPSADEVKECEEKVLKCLERLLGESKFAAGDKMTLADLCLIGYVTICLEVPSVHRAKYSKLAAYYDRVKSALPYFDEIFAPVHLKIKKLWDRHH; the protein is encoded by the exons ATGCTTCCCCGTTTGCTTCTTTTTTCGTCCCTTGTTTCATCATCTCCTTTGGTGGCTGTATATATATGGCTTCAgttcaccacgattgcacatCAGACAGACTTCCGTTCGTCGCCTGAGATCATCATGCCTGTCTTGCTGTACAACCTTGTGGGAAGCCCACACTGCGGCTTCATTCGGTGCTTGGCGAAAGAAATTGGCGTTCAACTGAACCTCAAGGACATCGATTTTGGCAAAGGAGAACACCACTCTGGAGACTTCCTCAAG AAAAATCCTTTCCACAAGGTTCCTGTGATTGAAGACAGCGGCTTGATTGTCTACGAGAG CACCGCCATTGCCTACTATCTTCTACGGAAGTATGCTCCCGATTCGCAGCTCTATCCAAACGACATTAAGACACGCACTCGCATCGACCAGGTGCTTGCTGCCGCCAATGGCAACATTAGTCCCATCCTAGGGACTTATCTC CGTGATCGATGCTTGAAAGGTACCAAACCAAGCGCAGATGAGGTAAAGGAGTgcgaagaaaaagtgctcaagtgtCTTGAGCGCCTACTTGGAGAAAGCAAGTTTGCCGCCGGTGACAAGATGACCCTTGCTGACCTATGTCTGATTGGTTACGTCACCATCTGCCTAGAG GTGCCAAGCGTCCACAGAGCAAAATACTCCAAACTTGCAGCGTACTACGACCGTGTGAAGAGTGCATTGCCCTACTTTGACGAAATCTTTGCGCCAGTTCATCTTAAGATCAAGAAGCTGTGGGACAGGCACCATTAG